From the genome of Nakamurella flavida, one region includes:
- a CDS encoding DUF3090 domain-containing protein — MARQVHIFRSPERFLAGTIGQPGEREFYLQVVDGRRVLSVSCEKQQVAVLADRLGTLITEVGKRFGAQVDPVAGADATAAMLSTPVDAEFRVGTMGLAWDGEGSQVIVELLAISEEEVGEDVVLEDREDGPDALRVFLSLAEAQQFADLAGRLVAAGRPPCPLCANPLDPEGHICPRLNGYHRGVLG; from the coding sequence ATGGCCCGTCAGGTTCACATCTTCCGTTCCCCCGAGCGATTCCTCGCCGGGACCATCGGCCAACCCGGAGAACGTGAGTTCTACCTCCAGGTGGTCGACGGTCGCCGCGTGCTCTCCGTCTCCTGCGAGAAGCAGCAGGTCGCCGTCCTCGCCGACCGGTTGGGCACGCTGATCACCGAGGTCGGCAAGCGCTTCGGCGCCCAGGTCGACCCGGTCGCCGGCGCCGATGCCACCGCCGCGATGCTCAGCACCCCGGTCGACGCCGAGTTCCGGGTGGGCACCATGGGCCTGGCCTGGGACGGCGAAGGCTCCCAGGTCATCGTCGAGCTGCTCGCGATCTCCGAGGAGGAGGTCGGTGAGGACGTCGTGCTGGAGGACCGGGAGGACGGCCCGGACGCCCTGCGGGTCTTCCTGTCCCTCGCCGAGGCGCAGCAGTTCGCCGACCTGGCCGGGCGCCTCGTCGCGGCCGGCCGCCCGCCGTGCCCGCTGTGCGCGAACCCGCTCGATCCGGAGGGGCACATCTGCCCCCGACTGAACGGGTACCACCGCGGTGTCCTCGGCTGA
- a CDS encoding undecaprenyl-diphosphate phosphatase: protein MTIFQAIILGIVEGLTEFLPVSSTGHQTVVAKMMGLTIDDPSITSFIAVIQVGAIAALILYLRRDIVRLAVAWFRGLRDPAARRVDDYRMAWLTIIGSVPIVLVGLFARDLIKGPLRSLWVVAAGLIVWGFVMLVAEAVAKQNRREQDLTLRDVVIIGVAQTLALIPGVSRSGATISAGLMLGYKRAEVTRLGFLLGIPALAGAAVLETPEALSGGVGLVPTLVGTVVSFVVAYFTVGWMLRFVSRHTIRVFVWYRWALGVGLIIALSTGALAAT from the coding sequence GTGACGATCTTCCAAGCGATCATCCTGGGCATCGTGGAGGGCCTCACCGAGTTCCTCCCGGTGTCCTCGACGGGGCACCAGACCGTGGTGGCCAAGATGATGGGGCTGACCATCGACGACCCGTCGATCACCTCGTTCATCGCCGTCATCCAGGTCGGCGCCATCGCGGCGTTGATCCTCTACCTGCGCAGGGACATCGTCCGGCTCGCCGTCGCCTGGTTCCGCGGCCTGCGCGACCCGGCGGCCCGGCGGGTGGACGACTACCGGATGGCCTGGCTGACGATCATCGGGTCGGTGCCGATCGTGCTGGTCGGGTTGTTCGCCCGCGATCTGATCAAGGGACCGCTGCGGTCGCTCTGGGTGGTGGCCGCGGGGCTCATCGTCTGGGGCTTCGTGATGCTCGTCGCCGAGGCGGTGGCCAAGCAGAACCGCCGCGAGCAGGACCTCACCCTGCGCGACGTCGTGATCATCGGCGTCGCGCAGACCCTCGCGCTGATCCCGGGTGTCTCGCGGTCCGGCGCGACGATCTCGGCCGGTCTGATGCTCGGCTACAAGCGGGCCGAGGTGACCCGGCTGGGGTTCCTGCTCGGCATCCCGGCCCTGGCCGGCGCGGCCGTCCTGGAGACACCGGAGGCACTGAGCGGGGGAGTCGGTCTCGTGCCGACGTTGGTCGGCACGGTGGTCAGCTTCGTCGTCGCCTACTTCACCGTCGGCTGGATGCTCCGCTTCGTCTCCCGGCACACCATCCGGGTGTTCGTCTGGTACCGCTGGGCACTGGGTGTCGGCCTGATCATCGCCCTGTCCACCGGGGCCCTGGCCGCGACCTGA
- a CDS encoding histidine phosphatase family protein, translating to MTTVILIRHGRSTANTAGILAGRSAGVNLDDTGTAQAAAVAGRLAGVRVDALVSSPMDRCRQTLAPLAEALGLPVQIDDRLAEVDYGSWTGRALKDLGDEPLWRTVQQHPSAAVFPDGEGLAQVSARTVAAVRDWALGDPDRPAADDSPVVPGPDAPLMSGAAARAAAVPGQGRCLVVCSHGDVIKAILADALGMHLDAFQRIVVNPASVSVIRYTPLRPFVERVNDTGDLGFLRPPPPEPVAAGGQDSEPAVADPSDAVPGGTTR from the coding sequence ATCACCACCGTCATCCTCATCCGGCACGGCCGCTCGACCGCCAACACCGCGGGCATCCTGGCCGGGCGCAGCGCCGGGGTGAACCTCGACGACACCGGCACCGCGCAGGCCGCCGCGGTGGCCGGCCGGCTCGCCGGGGTGCGGGTCGACGCCCTGGTCAGCTCCCCGATGGACCGCTGCCGGCAGACCCTGGCCCCGCTGGCCGAGGCGCTCGGCCTCCCCGTGCAGATCGACGACCGGCTCGCCGAGGTCGACTACGGCTCCTGGACCGGCCGGGCCCTGAAGGACCTGGGTGACGAGCCGCTCTGGCGCACCGTCCAGCAACACCCGTCCGCGGCGGTCTTCCCGGACGGGGAGGGACTCGCCCAGGTCTCCGCCCGCACCGTTGCCGCCGTCCGCGACTGGGCCCTGGGTGACCCGGACCGGCCCGCGGCCGACGACTCCCCGGTCGTCCCGGGTCCCGACGCCCCGCTGATGTCCGGGGCGGCCGCCCGCGCGGCCGCCGTCCCCGGTCAGGGCCGGTGCCTGGTGGTCTGCTCGCACGGCGACGTGATCAAGGCGATCCTGGCCGACGCGCTGGGCATGCACCTGGACGCGTTCCAGCGCATCGTGGTCAACCCGGCCTCGGTGTCGGTGATCCGGTACACCCCGCTGCGCCCGTTCGTCGAGCGGGTCAACGACACCGGTGACCTCGGCTTCCTGCGGCCGCCGCCGCCCGAACCGGTCGCGGCGGGCGGTCAGGACTCGGAACCGGCGGTGGCCGACCCGTCCGACGCGGTGCCCGGGGGGACGACCCGGTGA